The following proteins come from a genomic window of Bubalus kerabau isolate K-KA32 ecotype Philippines breed swamp buffalo chromosome 20, PCC_UOA_SB_1v2, whole genome shotgun sequence:
- the CCDC174 gene encoding coiled-coil domain-containing protein 174: MDRRKKPLDVTASSLVDLKAELFRKQEEFKQEKLLKDAGVLGKPKPTNKKPSIWSKQNAGVSNRAEKDAEQKIEEQKTLDKAREKLEEKAKLYEKMTKGDFIDEEVEDMYLVDFTQKMIDKHKEMESIGANRGYRKTEESDDDEGALSEKDIPPPQDPSEEWVDYVDSLGRSRRCMRKDLPDLLEMDKNLQGRLFVSPANEKTLLSEDMRKELQRQQWEEEEREALRRPMGPVHYEDIRENEARQLGVGYFAFARDKELRNKQMKTLEMLREQTTDQRTKRENIKEKRKAILEARLAKLRQKKMKKSKEDGAEEENRDGDVIGPLPPEPEVTPAPRTAAQSSKVEVIVQERRDTRPGVPHVREWDRGKDFSFGYWSKRQSDLRAERDPEFAPPSYYFVDQKRTESLSSQAWSRPAPAQRDPGQHSGQSHDPCASQTSSAPAPSSPPQAPTVTFETLDDMISYYKQVT; the protein is encoded by the exons ATGGACAGGAGGAAGAAGCCTTTGGACGTCACGGCGTCCTCG TTGGTAGACCTTAAGGCTGAACTCTTCCGAAAACAAGAAGAATTCAAACAAGAAAAACTTCTAAAAGATGCTGGAGTTTTGGGAAAACCAAAACCAACCaacaag AAACCAAGTATCTGGAGCAAACAGAATGCAGGAGTTTCTAATCGAGCTGAAAAGGATGCTGAACAGAAGATTGAAGAACAGAAGACTTTGGACAAAGCGAG ggagaaattggaagaaaaggccaaattatatgaaaaaatgaCTAAAGGAGACTTTATag ATGAAGAAGTGGAGGATATGTACCTTGTGGATTTCACCCAGAAGATGATAGAcaaacacaaagaaatggaatCTATTGGCGCCAATAGAGGTTACAGAAAGACCGAAGAAAGCGACGATGATGAGGGAGCTCTTTCTGAAAAAGATATTCCTCCGCCCCAGGATCCCAGTGAAGAATG gGTGGATTATGTGGATTCTTTAGGGCGATCCCGGCGCTGTATGAGAAAGGATTTGCCAGATCTGCTGGAAATGGATAAAAATCTTCAGGGGAGGCT TTTCGTTAGTCCTGCAAATGAGAAAACCTTACTGTCTGAAGATATGAGAAAAGAGCTCCAGCGCCAGCAAtgggaggaagaagagagggaggccCTGAGAAGGCCAATGGGGCCCGTACATTATGAAGACATCCGTGAAAATG AGGCCCGGCAACTTGGTGTTGGATACTTTGCTTTTGCCCGAGATAAAGAGTTGAGAAACAAGCAGATGAAGACCTTAGAAATGCTACGTGAACAG ACAACAGATCAGAGAACAAAACgagaaaatataaaggaaaagagaaaagccaTATTAGAAGCAAGACTTGCCAAACTCCgacagaaaaagatgaaaaaatcaaaagaagatggAGCAGAGGAAGAAAACAGAG ATGGAGATGTTATTGGACCTTTGCCCCCAGAACCAGAGGTCACGCCAGCTCCTCGTACAGCTGCCCAGAGTAGCAAAGTAGAAGTCATCGTTCAGGAGAGGAGAGATACCAGACCCGGGGTGCCGCACGTCCGCGAGTGGGACAGAGGAAAAG ACTTTTCCTTTGGGTACTGGTCGAAGAGGCAGTCAGATCTCCGGGCTGAGAGAGACCCTGAGTTTGCACCACCATCGTATTACTTTGTGGACCAAAAGAGAACTGAGTCTCTGAGCAGCCAGGCATGGAGCCGACCTGCCCCTGCACAGAGGGACCCAGGGCAGCACTCTGGCCAGAGCCACGACCCCTGCGCGTCACAGACATcatctgctcctgcccccagcaGCCCGCCACAAGCGCCGACGGTCACTTTTGAAACTCTGGATGATATGATATCATATTATAAACAAGTAACATGA